Proteins encoded within one genomic window of Companilactobacillus sp.:
- the rlmD gene encoding 23S rRNA (uracil(1939)-C(5))-methyltransferase RlmD — MENNITEELKIGDRFPLTIKRIGINGEGIGFFKHVIVFVPGAVPQDVIVCEITDVHPRFINGKIHKIRTRSPYRNEDVTPLASEVGGLEFAHIKYEDQLKFKENILRESLEKYKPHAYENYTIKPTVASPQQEKYRNKAQFPIQEIDGEIRCGLYQNGTQDLVDLPEMPTQMDLTMKAMRKIVDIIKDLGLPVYNPKAKSGIISMIIIRQSVEFNKLQVTIVTRTPKFVKQRQFVEALTEAIPEVSSISQNINKEDQGAVWGDETKLIWGDEYLQEDINGSIFNLSPRAFLQLNALQTDKLYDLATSALHPSPNDILLDAYCGVGTIGITLADQVKHVYGIEIIPEAIEDAKKNAELNDVTNADYYVGSVDEVYPKLLEQDIHPTALIVDPPRVGLDDKLIHTILDNRPEKLVYISCNPSTLAKDLTLLTKKYRVDYLQPVDMFPQTPHVETVVKFSRR, encoded by the coding sequence ATGGAAAACAATATAACTGAAGAATTAAAAATTGGGGATAGATTTCCCTTAACCATCAAACGGATCGGTATCAATGGAGAAGGAATCGGCTTTTTCAAACATGTAATTGTTTTCGTTCCTGGAGCTGTTCCTCAAGACGTGATCGTTTGTGAAATCACTGATGTGCATCCCCGTTTTATCAACGGCAAGATCCACAAGATCAGAACTCGCAGTCCCTATCGTAACGAAGATGTGACACCACTTGCAAGTGAAGTCGGTGGTCTGGAATTCGCACACATTAAATATGAAGACCAATTGAAGTTCAAGGAAAATATCCTGCGCGAATCTCTGGAAAAATATAAGCCACACGCTTATGAAAATTACACTATTAAACCAACTGTAGCATCGCCACAACAAGAAAAATATCGTAACAAAGCCCAATTTCCGATTCAAGAAATCGATGGCGAGATCCGTTGCGGACTTTACCAAAACGGTACCCAAGACCTAGTTGACTTGCCAGAAATGCCAACACAAATGGACTTGACCATGAAAGCCATGCGCAAGATCGTTGACATCATCAAAGACCTTGGATTGCCAGTTTATAACCCGAAGGCAAAATCCGGGATCATTAGTATGATCATTATCCGCCAGTCAGTCGAATTCAACAAACTTCAAGTCACGATCGTGACTCGGACTCCTAAGTTTGTTAAGCAACGTCAGTTTGTTGAAGCATTGACTGAAGCAATTCCTGAAGTAAGCTCGATCTCTCAAAATATCAACAAAGAAGACCAAGGTGCCGTCTGGGGCGATGAAACTAAATTGATTTGGGGCGACGAGTATCTCCAAGAAGATATCAATGGCTCGATTTTCAACTTATCGCCACGCGCATTTTTACAATTGAATGCCTTACAGACTGATAAACTTTATGACTTAGCCACTTCAGCATTGCACCCTTCGCCAAATGATATTTTATTAGATGCTTATTGTGGCGTGGGGACGATCGGCATCACCTTGGCTGATCAAGTTAAACACGTTTACGGTATCGAGATCATCCCTGAAGCGATTGAAGATGCCAAGAAAAATGCTGAATTAAATGACGTAACTAATGCCGATTACTACGTTGGTTCAGTCGATGAAGTTTATCCTAAGTTATTAGAACAAGACATTCATCCCACTGCTTTGATCGTCGATCCACCACGAGTTGGCTTAGATGATAAATTGATCCATACAATTTTGGACAATCGTCCTGAAAAATTAGTTTATATTTCATGTAACCCATCGACGTTGGCAAAAGACTTGACGCTGTTGACTAAGAAGTACCGTGTCGACTACTTACAACCAGTCGATATGTTCCCACAAACACCACACGTCGAAACAGTGGTAAAATTTTCACGTCGATAA
- a CDS encoding SDR family oxidoreductase — MTNTTNNQKQLVLVTGGSGFIAVHIILQLLQQGYAVRTTVRSLKRIDNIKEDLQNSGIKNFDDLSFVEADLSSDKNWDMATDGATYVIHVASPTPKLNFKNPDEMIRPAVDGLLRVYRAARDAGVKRVVLTSAYGAVFAGHKNRQTPYTEEDWSNLDAKNIHPYQISKTMSEKAAWKFIEEEGNGMEMAAVNPVGVMGPVLSAKYSHSNVQIQQMLEGKIKSLPNVDSGYVDVRDVASLHILAMTSPKAAGQRFLATTGETLSMMDVANILRNAFPKYADNLPTKTIPNFVVKIAAKFNPNLRMIATIVGGYAETSDKKATTMLGWTHRSAKEAIIATAQSMIDLGIVK, encoded by the coding sequence ATGACAAATACAACTAACAACCAAAAACAACTAGTACTCGTAACAGGTGGCAGCGGATTTATCGCCGTTCACATTATTTTACAATTGCTCCAACAAGGATATGCCGTTCGGACGACTGTTCGTTCATTAAAGAGAATCGACAATATTAAAGAAGATCTCCAAAATAGTGGCATCAAAAATTTTGACGATCTTTCATTTGTGGAAGCAGATCTTTCTTCAGACAAGAATTGGGATATGGCGACTGATGGTGCAACTTATGTGATCCATGTGGCTTCACCAACACCTAAGTTGAACTTCAAAAATCCTGATGAAATGATCAGACCGGCAGTTGATGGACTTTTGCGAGTTTATCGTGCAGCTAGAGATGCAGGAGTTAAACGTGTTGTTTTGACCTCGGCATACGGTGCTGTGTTTGCTGGTCACAAGAACCGTCAAACACCTTATACTGAAGAGGATTGGTCAAATCTTGATGCTAAGAATATTCATCCTTACCAAATTTCAAAGACCATGTCTGAAAAAGCTGCCTGGAAGTTTATTGAAGAAGAAGGCAATGGTATGGAGATGGCAGCTGTCAATCCAGTTGGCGTTATGGGACCAGTACTGTCAGCTAAGTACTCGCACTCAAATGTTCAGATCCAACAAATGTTAGAAGGTAAGATCAAATCGTTGCCAAACGTTGATTCAGGCTACGTTGACGTTAGAGATGTCGCTAGTTTGCATATCTTAGCGATGACATCGCCAAAAGCAGCTGGACAAAGATTTTTAGCAACTACAGGCGAAACGTTATCGATGATGGATGTTGCAAACATATTAAGAAATGCTTTTCCGAAGTACGCTGACAATTTACCAACTAAGACCATCCCAAACTTTGTCGTAAAGATTGCCGCCAAGTTTAATCCAAACTTGAGAATGATTGCTACGATCGTTGGTGGATACGCTGAAACTAGCGATAAGAAAGCAACAACTATGCTAGGTTGGACACATCGTTCAGCAAAAGAAGCAATTATTGCTACAGCACAGTCGATGATTGATTTGGGGATTGTAAAGTAG
- a CDS encoding amino acid ABC transporter ATP-binding protein — translation MISMKNIVKKYDGKTVLHDISVDFPDGQTSVILGPSGSGKSTLLRSIDLLVRPESGTLSFSDLSYDYSTTLSSKESFQIRRKTSMVFQNWNLFPNLTVLRNITEAPVNVLKQSKAEAEDEAKKLLEGVGLAGYEDRYPSQLSGGQQQRISICRALAMNPDYILLDEPTSALDPELETQVLKILENLAKMGQSMVIVTHNMDFARLVSDKIVFIEDGKKVFDGPTNDFFEHPTPRIKDFLAGISLDPS, via the coding sequence ATGATCTCAATGAAAAACATCGTCAAAAAATACGACGGCAAAACTGTACTTCACGATATCTCGGTCGATTTTCCAGATGGGCAAACTTCCGTTATCTTAGGACCATCAGGTTCAGGTAAATCAACTTTGCTTCGCTCGATCGACTTATTAGTTCGTCCCGAATCAGGAACTTTGAGTTTCTCTGATCTTTCGTATGACTACTCAACCACACTTTCAAGTAAAGAAAGTTTTCAAATCAGACGAAAAACTAGTATGGTTTTTCAAAATTGGAATTTATTCCCTAACTTGACTGTATTGAGAAACATCACTGAGGCTCCGGTCAATGTCTTAAAGCAATCCAAGGCAGAGGCAGAAGATGAAGCTAAGAAGCTGCTGGAAGGCGTCGGTTTAGCGGGATACGAAGACCGCTACCCTAGCCAACTATCAGGTGGACAACAACAGAGAATTTCCATCTGTCGTGCATTAGCAATGAATCCTGACTATATTTTATTGGATGAACCAACTAGTGCTCTTGATCCCGAGCTAGAAACTCAAGTACTTAAAATCCTGGAGAACTTAGCTAAGATGGGCCAATCAATGGTCATCGTGACTCACAACATGGACTTTGCTAGATTAGTCTCCGACAAGATTGTCTTCATCGAAGATGGCAAAAAAGTATTCGATGGTCCAACCAATGACTTCTTTGAACATCCAACACCAAGAATTAAAGATTTCCTTGCGGGAATCTCACTTGACCCAAGTTAG
- a CDS encoding amino acid ABC transporter permease encodes MWHIIITSLPEMIVAMIQYTIPLAIIAFIFGLILAVLTALVKFIEPSEKKAIRYPYLVLRGIANFYVWLFRSTPLLVQLFIIFFGLPNIGVQLDPFIAAVIGFSLNTGAYASETIRSALISVPRDQWDAAYTLGFSTRQTLMKIVLPQAVRIALPPLSNSFIGLVKDTSLASSITILEMFQVSQQITAKNFQPLLMYSLAAALYAIVCTLLSWLQHYLERRTSQYVKGSEA; translated from the coding sequence ATGTGGCATATCATCATTACTTCATTGCCTGAAATGATCGTGGCAATGATCCAGTACACCATTCCGTTAGCCATTATTGCATTTATATTTGGATTGATATTAGCAGTCCTAACAGCTTTAGTTAAATTTATTGAACCTAGTGAAAAAAAGGCAATCAGATATCCTTATTTGGTTTTAAGAGGAATCGCCAACTTTTATGTTTGGTTGTTCCGTTCAACGCCTTTGCTAGTTCAATTGTTCATTATTTTCTTTGGATTGCCAAATATTGGAGTACAACTTGATCCATTTATCGCTGCGGTGATTGGATTTTCTCTTAATACCGGTGCATATGCCTCAGAAACAATTCGCTCCGCCCTTATCTCAGTTCCACGAGATCAATGGGACGCTGCTTACACATTAGGCTTTTCAACTCGTCAAACTTTGATGAAAATTGTTCTGCCACAAGCAGTTAGAATTGCCCTGCCACCACTTTCAAATTCATTTATTGGATTAGTCAAAGATACGTCTTTGGCCAGTTCCATCACGATTTTGGAAATGTTCCAAGTCAGTCAACAGATCACTGCTAAGAACTTCCAACCACTATTGATGTACTCATTAGCTGCTGCATTGTATGCGATCGTATGTACCTTGCTCAGCTGGTTACAACATTACCTTGAACGCAGAACATCACAATACGTCAAAGGAAGTGAAGCCTAA
- the recX gene encoding recombination regulator RecX, with translation MTTVTKIQAQKRKGRYNIFLDGEYAFPVGEATLIDFRLMKGTELTDAQVTLIKNKENTNKAYGDAVNYLSYELRTEKEIKDYLYKKEYTTPIIMDVMDRLRKLNYLDDAAYAQSFINTQLRMSANGPRTIEQKMFKKGVPDDIIKQKIAEIDPDILLENATDFAQKQMRKTSRASFKQQMIKLRQNLYSKGFSGDTVNQAIENLDIEKDEDEEQANLRKMIDKVSHRYDNSSKLITYLMGKGFSYDAIKQALSEEN, from the coding sequence TTGACAACAGTCACAAAAATTCAAGCTCAAAAACGCAAGGGTCGCTACAATATTTTTTTAGATGGCGAATATGCATTTCCAGTTGGTGAGGCTACTTTGATCGATTTTCGATTGATGAAGGGCACGGAATTGACCGATGCTCAAGTGACCTTGATCAAAAATAAAGAAAATACCAACAAAGCTTATGGCGATGCGGTAAATTACTTATCCTACGAGTTGCGTACGGAAAAAGAAATCAAAGACTACCTATATAAAAAAGAATATACGACACCGATCATCATGGATGTCATGGACCGATTGCGGAAATTGAACTATCTAGATGATGCTGCCTATGCACAAAGTTTTATCAATACGCAATTGCGGATGTCAGCCAATGGTCCTAGAACAATTGAACAAAAGATGTTCAAAAAGGGTGTCCCAGATGACATTATCAAGCAAAAAATTGCTGAGATAGATCCAGATATCTTGTTAGAAAATGCGACTGATTTTGCTCAAAAGCAAATGAGAAAGACTAGTCGGGCATCATTTAAACAGCAGATGATCAAACTTCGTCAAAACTTGTATTCAAAAGGATTCAGTGGCGATACTGTCAATCAGGCAATCGAGAACTTAGACATTGAAAAAGACGAAGATGAGGAACAAGCAAACTTAAGAAAAATGATTGATAAGGTATCTCATCGCTACGACAATTCATCTAAATTGATCACCTACTTAATGGGTAAAGGTTTCTCATATGATGCCATCAAACAAGCCCTTTCAGAAGAGAATTAA
- a CDS encoding TetR/AcrR family transcriptional regulator, with protein sequence MAATNHAQAIKKDSQQYLTTALFQLLETKPLNEISVTQVVKRAGVSRMAFYRNFDTLDDLLTSYFEPQIEQKFTDIKNDISTQDKMDSLGQFFTQMADTMVLADKSGFEYIIQNIFNDQMRDFYESYIPTNNISDVSRKYWIQFMSAGVYAIWREWLLGGQQESLTTIHDILARFQNSTMKSLITIQ encoded by the coding sequence ATGGCAGCTACTAATCACGCACAAGCAATCAAAAAAGACTCGCAACAGTACTTAACGACCGCTCTGTTTCAATTGCTAGAAACTAAACCACTGAATGAGATCTCAGTCACTCAAGTCGTCAAACGAGCCGGCGTCAGTCGGATGGCATTTTATCGCAACTTCGATACTTTAGACGACTTATTGACCAGCTATTTTGAACCTCAGATCGAGCAAAAATTTACCGACATCAAAAATGATATTTCCACACAAGACAAGATGGATAGTTTAGGACAATTTTTTACACAAATGGCTGACACGATGGTTTTAGCAGATAAATCAGGCTTTGAGTACATCATCCAAAATATCTTCAACGACCAGATGCGAGACTTTTACGAATCTTACATTCCCACTAATAATATTTCTGACGTCTCCAGGAAATACTGGATCCAATTCATGAGTGCCGGAGTTTACGCAATTTGGCGAGAATGGCTTTTAGGCGGACAACAAGAATCGTTAACTACGATTCATGACATTCTGGCAAGATTTCAAAATTCAACTATGAAATCCTTAATCACAATCCAATAA
- a CDS encoding HAD-IC family P-type ATPase gives MEENTYNTEPTEIQRQYSNNDFEQGLSSEFAKQRLKENGPNKIESKQTPKWKIFLRQFNNMVIYILIAAVILTVLMGEYSDSIIIGLVVIINTLIGYFQETSASNAVERIKAMLSTDATVYRDGRRVEVPAEQLVVGDSVFLEAGDNVPADLRIVDSDNLAIQESSLTGEADSVEKIDTAINDTNIPLAEQKNMAFASTAVTKGSGIGIVVATANDTEIGKISNEVSAVKQRKTPLMTVIDRLGTSVSYFILAAAVVIFVIGWMFQIYSLPALAMAVISVVVGTIPEGLPATTSVILAKGVSDMAKNQHTIIKTLPSVETLGSVDVIATDKTGTLTKNEMTVTDIIFPNETLEVSGTGYRPEGQITKDGQPVTDDERLNLFLKAGYYANDTILSESNSHWEINGEPTDGAFITLYHKVIPYGTDDDYHEIDILPFDSDYRYIALLAKNNNDDEKLFVKGSPDKLFTMFKTLDNSFDIDKWTKVVEDYSSQGKRVIAVGYRDMDQHYDEVSHEMINEGLNFLGLAAIIDPPREEVIQSLKEIRSAGVEVKMITGDSAATATAIGEKLGLADEIHAITGPEWDKLSPEDQVIEADRNQVFARTTPGNKIEIIKALQKGDKVTAMTGDGVNDAPALKRADIGVAMGIKGTDVAKDSADMILTDDNFATISKAIKEGRRIFDNIKKSILYLLPISFAEGLIVAFAILARDEIPLHPTQLLWINMVSAITIQFALIFEPAEKNIMNRKPRKNDGKLMNRHDVFQVAYISVLMALIGMFVDEWFTGLGIDATVTSTTMVNVLIVGKIFYLFNIRTENYALSKEMFVNKKAYIFIALMMVLQMLLTYVPFMQSVFHTTAIGGTEWLIAVVGGIIVFLVAELDKWIRNTKRKKIA, from the coding sequence ATGGAAGAAAACACTTATAATACCGAGCCCACTGAAATACAGAGGCAATATTCAAACAACGACTTTGAACAAGGACTGTCTAGCGAATTTGCTAAACAACGGCTCAAAGAAAATGGTCCTAATAAAATCGAATCCAAACAGACGCCCAAGTGGAAAATATTCCTGCGTCAATTTAACAACATGGTTATTTACATCCTGATCGCAGCGGTCATTTTGACTGTCTTGATGGGTGAATATTCAGACTCTATCATCATTGGTTTGGTAGTTATCATTAACACACTGATCGGCTACTTCCAAGAAACTAGTGCTTCAAACGCTGTTGAACGGATCAAGGCAATGCTTTCAACTGATGCGACCGTCTACCGTGATGGTCGAAGAGTTGAAGTTCCAGCCGAACAACTAGTAGTCGGAGATTCCGTCTTTTTAGAGGCCGGTGACAACGTGCCAGCTGACCTTAGAATCGTCGATTCCGACAACTTAGCGATTCAAGAATCATCATTAACTGGTGAAGCTGATTCGGTTGAAAAAATCGATACAGCCATTAACGACACCAACATTCCGCTGGCTGAACAAAAGAACATGGCCTTTGCCTCTACTGCTGTCACTAAAGGTAGTGGTATCGGAATCGTCGTTGCAACTGCAAACGATACTGAAATTGGTAAGATCTCCAATGAAGTTAGTGCTGTTAAGCAACGTAAAACTCCACTAATGACCGTTATCGACCGCTTAGGTACTAGCGTTTCCTACTTCATCTTAGCTGCTGCAGTAGTGATTTTTGTCATTGGCTGGATGTTCCAAATTTATTCATTGCCAGCTTTAGCAATGGCTGTTATCTCAGTCGTTGTTGGTACTATTCCTGAAGGACTGCCAGCTACGACCTCAGTTATTTTAGCCAAAGGTGTTTCCGATATGGCTAAAAATCAACATACCATTATCAAAACTTTACCTTCCGTTGAAACCTTAGGTTCTGTGGACGTAATTGCAACTGATAAAACTGGTACTTTGACTAAAAACGAAATGACTGTCACAGACATCATTTTTCCAAATGAAACTTTAGAAGTTAGTGGTACTGGCTATCGTCCTGAAGGTCAGATCACTAAAGATGGTCAACCTGTAACTGACGATGAACGTTTGAACTTGTTCTTAAAGGCTGGTTATTACGCCAACGATACGATCTTGTCTGAAAGCAACAGTCATTGGGAGATCAATGGTGAACCGACTGACGGTGCCTTTATCACGCTTTACCACAAGGTCATCCCTTATGGAACCGATGATGATTATCACGAGATCGATATCTTACCGTTCGACTCTGATTATCGTTACATCGCATTACTTGCTAAAAACAACAACGACGATGAAAAACTATTCGTCAAAGGTTCGCCAGATAAACTTTTTACCATGTTCAAGACGCTTGACAATAGTTTTGACATCGACAAATGGACTAAAGTAGTCGAAGATTACTCAAGCCAGGGTAAACGTGTTATCGCTGTTGGTTATCGCGATATGGACCAACACTATGACGAAGTGTCCCATGAAATGATCAACGAAGGCTTAAACTTCTTAGGTTTAGCAGCCATCATCGACCCACCGCGAGAAGAAGTTATCCAATCACTTAAAGAGATCCGTTCTGCAGGTGTCGAAGTCAAAATGATCACCGGTGATAGTGCCGCAACTGCCACTGCTATTGGTGAAAAACTGGGACTTGCTGATGAGATCCACGCTATCACGGGACCCGAATGGGATAAATTATCTCCTGAAGACCAAGTGATCGAAGCTGACCGCAATCAAGTTTTTGCCAGAACAACTCCTGGTAACAAGATCGAGATCATCAAGGCCTTGCAAAAAGGCGATAAAGTTACTGCTATGACCGGTGACGGTGTCAACGACGCCCCTGCCCTAAAGCGTGCCGATATTGGTGTTGCTATGGGTATCAAGGGGACCGACGTTGCCAAAGATTCCGCCGATATGATCTTAACCGATGATAACTTTGCGACAATTTCCAAAGCCATCAAAGAAGGTCGTCGAATCTTTGATAACATTAAAAAGAGTATTCTCTATCTCTTGCCGATCTCGTTTGCTGAAGGTTTGATCGTTGCATTTGCCATCTTGGCCCGCGATGAAATTCCGCTTCACCCGACTCAATTATTGTGGATCAACATGGTTTCGGCCATCACGATCCAGTTCGCTTTGATCTTTGAACCGGCTGAAAAAAATATCATGAACCGAAAGCCACGTAAAAATGATGGTAAATTGATGAACCGACACGATGTTTTCCAAGTCGCTTATATTTCCGTGTTAATGGCTCTGATCGGAATGTTCGTCGATGAATGGTTCACTGGCTTAGGAATCGATGCAACTGTTACTAGCACGACAATGGTCAACGTCTTGATCGTTGGTAAAATTTTCTACTTATTTAACATTAGAACTGAAAACTACGCATTATCAAAAGAAATGTTCGTTAACAAAAAAGCTTATATCTTCATCGCTTTGATGATGGTATTGCAAATGCTACTGACCTACGTACCATTTATGCAATCAGTCTTCCATACGACTGCAATCGGTGGAACTGAATGGCTAATCGCTGTAGTAGGTGGAATAATCGTCTTCCTAGTCGCAGAATTAGATAAATGGATCCGTAATACAAAACGCAAAAAGATAGCCTAA
- the ntdP gene encoding nucleoside tri-diphosphate phosphatase, whose translation MQIPREGDYVAIQSYKHDGHLHRTWRETMVLKTSENEIIGCNENTLVTESDGRRWVTREPAIVYFHKHYWFNIVAMIRDTGVSYYCNLATPFALDKEAIKYIDYDLDVKVFPDGEKRLLDVDEYAAHSKMWNYPPEIDKILHYNVDVLIDWIDKGKGPFSQAYIDLWMKRYNELSHH comes from the coding sequence ATGCAAATACCCAGAGAAGGGGATTACGTAGCAATCCAGAGTTATAAGCATGATGGTCATTTACATCGTACTTGGCGTGAAACAATGGTATTAAAGACTAGTGAAAATGAAATAATTGGTTGTAACGAAAATACTTTAGTTACTGAATCTGACGGTCGTCGGTGGGTAACTAGAGAACCAGCAATCGTTTATTTTCATAAACACTATTGGTTCAATATCGTTGCGATGATCCGAGATACAGGCGTGTCTTATTATTGTAATTTAGCCACACCATTCGCATTAGACAAAGAGGCCATCAAGTATATAGATTATGATTTAGACGTTAAGGTATTTCCTGACGGAGAGAAACGTTTGCTGGATGTTGATGAATATGCAGCCCACAGCAAAATGTGGAATTACCCGCCCGAGATAGACAAAATTCTACATTATAATGTTGATGTTCTGATCGACTGGATAGACAAGGGAAAAGGTCCTTTTTCGCAGGCCTATATCGATCTCTGGATGAAGAGATATAACGAGTTATCTCACCATTAA
- the cysK gene encoding cysteine synthase A, whose protein sequence is MSKIANNITELIGNTPIVKLNRVVPEDAADVFVKLEFFNPGSSIKDRIALSMIEAAEKAGKLKPGATIVEPTSGNTGIGLSLVAAAKGYHLIIMMPDTMSVERRKIMQGYGTELVLTPGSEGMGGAIKRAQKLADEKGYFLPMQFSNPANPEVHERTTGKEIIDSFDGQTVDAFVAGVGTGGTLSGVSHALTKKYPDVKIYALEAAESPLLKEGKTGKHKIQGISAGMIPETLDQNAYSDIVEVTSDQAIEMAQKVSREEGFLPGISAGANIFGAIEIAKKLGKGKNVVTVSPDNGERYLSTDLFNF, encoded by the coding sequence ATGTCAAAAATTGCAAACAACATTACCGAATTGATTGGAAACACACCAATCGTTAAATTGAACCGTGTCGTACCAGAAGATGCCGCTGACGTCTTCGTTAAATTGGAGTTCTTTAACCCAGGTAGTTCAATCAAAGATAGAATTGCTCTTTCAATGATCGAAGCTGCTGAAAAAGCTGGTAAGTTAAAACCAGGTGCTACAATTGTCGAACCTACTTCAGGTAACACTGGTATCGGTTTATCATTAGTTGCTGCAGCAAAAGGCTACCACTTAATTATTATGATGCCTGACACGATGAGTGTTGAACGTCGTAAGATCATGCAAGGCTATGGTACAGAATTGGTTCTAACACCAGGTAGCGAAGGTATGGGCGGAGCAATCAAACGTGCCCAAAAACTTGCTGATGAAAAAGGCTACTTCTTACCTATGCAATTCAGTAATCCTGCTAATCCAGAAGTACATGAAAGAACTACTGGTAAGGAGATCATCGATTCCTTTGATGGCCAAACAGTCGATGCCTTTGTTGCCGGTGTTGGTACTGGCGGTACTTTATCAGGTGTCAGCCACGCATTAACTAAGAAATATCCTGACGTTAAGATTTACGCACTTGAAGCTGCTGAATCACCACTTCTTAAAGAAGGAAAAACTGGTAAGCACAAGATTCAAGGAATCAGTGCCGGTATGATTCCTGAAACGCTTGACCAAAATGCTTATTCTGATATTGTTGAAGTCACATCTGATCAGGCTATCGAGATGGCTCAAAAGGTCAGCCGCGAAGAAGGCTTTTTACCAGGAATTTCTGCTGGTGCTAATATCTTTGGAGCGATCGAAATTGCAAAGAAATTGGGTAAAGGTAAAAACGTTGTAACAGTCTCACCTGACAATGGCGAAAGATATCTTTCAACTGATTTATTCAATTTCTAA
- a CDS encoding transporter substrate-binding domain-containing protein has product MKKKLILILTMVATFALVLAGCSNSSSETKTKGTLTIGLEGTFAPYSYRENGKLTGFEVEYAKALAKKMDLKAKFVPTKWDSLIAGLNSKTFDVVINNVGETSDRQKHYIFADPYVKSKSVLVTKSDNSKIKSVDDLKGVKVAEGTGTDNYNYAKKFGADIVPSSDYATTMSMIKQGRVQATINSREAFLTWQKDNKNNNLKYSIVPTSKIPNTKIAPIFNKDSTKLRDKVKKAQAELKKDGTLKRLSIKYFGENISD; this is encoded by the coding sequence ATGAAAAAGAAACTTATATTAATTCTTACTATGGTAGCTACTTTTGCATTGGTACTTGCAGGTTGCTCAAATAGTTCTAGCGAAACCAAGACTAAGGGGACTTTAACAATTGGTCTTGAGGGGACATTCGCTCCATATTCTTACCGTGAAAATGGTAAATTAACTGGATTTGAAGTTGAGTATGCGAAGGCTTTAGCTAAAAAGATGGACTTGAAGGCTAAATTTGTTCCTACTAAATGGGACTCATTGATAGCTGGATTGAATTCAAAGACCTTTGACGTGGTTATCAATAACGTCGGCGAAACTTCAGATCGTCAAAAGCACTACATTTTTGCAGATCCATACGTTAAATCAAAATCAGTTTTAGTTACTAAATCTGACAACTCAAAGATCAAGTCAGTTGATGACCTCAAAGGCGTTAAAGTAGCCGAAGGTACTGGTACCGATAACTACAACTATGCTAAGAAGTTCGGTGCTGATATCGTTCCTTCATCTGATTACGCAACAACAATGTCAATGATCAAGCAAGGACGTGTCCAAGCAACTATCAACTCACGTGAAGCCTTCTTGACTTGGCAAAAAGATAACAAGAACAACAATTTGAAATATTCAATTGTTCCAACAAGCAAGATTCCAAATACTAAGATCGCCCCTATTTTCAATAAAGATTCAACGAAATTACGCGATAAAGTAAAGAAAGCTCAAGCAGAGCTTAAAAAGGACGGCACTTTGAAGCGTCTTTCAATCAAGTATTTCGGTGAAAACATTAGCGATTAA